In the genome of Streptomyces sp. V2I9, one region contains:
- a CDS encoding aminotransferase class V-fold PLP-dependent enzyme — translation MTILAPIPAAAVEFAPEVTYLNTSSWGLLPRRTIAAVKALADENAAGRRVGAGSLDAVEAARAGFARLAGVHPDRVATGSSVAVHVGLVAASLPPEAEVLCPEGEFSSVVSPFALRGDLRMRYVPLDGLAAAVRPSTALVAFSAVQSADGRVADLAAVRAAAAAHGARTLLDATQAAGWFPLDAGAYDYTVTGGFKFLLCPRGTSFLTVTEEAQETLRPLFAGWVSAGAPWADNYGPLKRLDPTARGFDEPPAFLSYHGAEHSLALLAEVGADTLYAHATGLAARLRAGLTGLGHAVVPGESAIVSVPGLAGRQPHLADAGIAVSAPAGSLRISCHLYNTEADTDRVLTFLA, via the coding sequence ATGACGATCCTCGCGCCCATCCCCGCGGCAGCCGTCGAGTTCGCGCCGGAGGTCACCTACCTCAACACCTCCAGCTGGGGTCTGCTGCCCCGCCGGACGATCGCCGCCGTCAAGGCCCTGGCCGACGAGAACGCGGCGGGCCGCCGGGTGGGCGCGGGCAGCCTCGACGCGGTGGAGGCGGCGCGGGCCGGTTTCGCCCGGCTGGCCGGGGTCCACCCGGACCGGGTCGCCACCGGCAGCTCCGTCGCCGTGCACGTCGGCCTGGTCGCCGCGTCCCTGCCGCCCGAGGCCGAAGTCCTCTGCCCCGAGGGCGAGTTCTCCTCCGTGGTCAGCCCGTTCGCGCTCCGCGGTGATCTGCGGATGCGGTACGTCCCGCTCGACGGCCTCGCCGCCGCCGTACGCCCCTCGACCGCGCTCGTCGCCTTCTCCGCCGTGCAGTCGGCGGACGGCCGGGTGGCCGACCTCGCCGCCGTCCGCGCGGCCGCCGCCGCGCACGGGGCCCGGACACTGCTGGACGCCACCCAGGCGGCGGGCTGGTTCCCGCTGGACGCCGGGGCGTACGACTACACCGTCACCGGCGGCTTCAAGTTCCTGCTCTGCCCGCGCGGCACGTCGTTCCTCACCGTCACGGAGGAAGCGCAGGAAACCCTGCGGCCCCTCTTCGCCGGGTGGGTCTCGGCCGGGGCGCCCTGGGCCGACAACTACGGCCCGCTGAAGCGCCTCGACCCGACCGCCCGAGGTTTCGACGAGCCGCCGGCCTTCCTCTCGTACCACGGGGCCGAGCACTCCCTCGCGCTGCTCGCCGAGGTGGGTGCCGACACCCTGTACGCACACGCCACCGGGCTCGCCGCCCGGCTGCGCGCGGGGCTCACCGGGCTGGGGCACGCGGTGGTCCCGGGGGAGTCGGCCATCGTCTCCGTGCCGGGCCTGGCGGGCCGTCAGCCCCACCTGGCCGACGCCGGGATCGCGGTCTCCGCACCTGCCGGGAGCCTGCGGATCTCCTGTCACCTCTACAACACCGAGGCCGACACCGACCGGGTGCTGACGTTCCTGGCCTGA
- a CDS encoding DsbA family oxidoreductase — protein MRVEIWSDIACPWCYIGKARFEKGLAAFAHRDEVEVVHRSFELDPSRAKGDTAPVIDMLARKYGRTREEAAAMEANVAANARAEGLGYRVEGRDHGNTFDIHRLLHLAKARGRQDELLALTYRANFAEERSVYDDGVLLALAVEAGLDADEARAVLADPEAYADDVRADEREAAELGAGAVPFFVLDRRYGISGGQPAEVFVQALEQAWKDRSATALTDIGGDAGTCDAEGSCEIPRN, from the coding sequence ATGCGTGTCGAGATCTGGTCGGACATCGCCTGCCCGTGGTGCTACATCGGCAAGGCCCGCTTCGAGAAGGGGCTCGCGGCGTTCGCCCACCGGGACGAGGTCGAGGTGGTGCACCGGTCCTTCGAGCTCGACCCCTCCCGCGCCAAGGGGGACACCGCGCCCGTGATCGACATGCTGGCCCGGAAGTACGGCCGCACCCGTGAGGAGGCGGCCGCGATGGAGGCGAATGTCGCGGCCAACGCGCGGGCCGAGGGCCTCGGCTACCGCGTCGAGGGCCGTGACCACGGCAACACCTTCGACATCCACCGGCTGCTGCACCTGGCCAAGGCCCGCGGCCGCCAGGACGAACTGCTGGCCCTCACCTACCGGGCGAACTTCGCGGAGGAGCGCTCCGTCTACGACGACGGGGTGCTGCTCGCCCTCGCGGTGGAGGCCGGACTCGACGCCGACGAGGCGCGGGCGGTGCTCGCCGACCCCGAGGCGTACGCCGACGACGTCCGCGCCGACGAGCGCGAGGCGGCCGAACTGGGGGCCGGAGCCGTGCCGTTCTTCGTCCTGGACCGGCGCTACGGGATCTCCGGCGGCCAGCCCGCCGAGGTCTTCGTCCAGGCGCTGGAACAGGCGTGGAAGGACCGTTCCGCCACAGCCCTCACCGACATCGGCGGGGACGCGGGGACCTGTGACGCGGAAGGGTCCTGCGAGATCCCGCGGAACTGA
- a CDS encoding GNAT family N-acetyltransferase, whose translation MRPVQDEDLPLFFAWMSDPEATRVAAFTAKDPTDRAAFDAHWARIRSSSDVVMRTVVADGTAVGHVGEYGEPGDRQITYWIDRAHWGRGLATAALRAYLDETPTRPLHARAAADNLGSRRVLEKCGFVVTGADRGFARARGEEIDEVLVTLHA comes from the coding sequence CTGCGCCCCGTCCAGGACGAGGATCTGCCGCTGTTCTTCGCCTGGATGAGCGACCCCGAGGCGACCCGTGTCGCCGCGTTCACCGCGAAGGACCCCACCGACCGGGCCGCGTTCGACGCCCACTGGGCGCGTATCCGCTCCTCGTCGGACGTGGTGATGCGCACGGTGGTGGCCGACGGGACGGCGGTGGGCCACGTCGGGGAGTACGGGGAGCCCGGCGACCGCCAGATCACGTACTGGATCGACCGCGCGCACTGGGGCCGCGGCCTGGCGACGGCCGCTCTGCGGGCCTACCTCGACGAGACGCCCACACGTCCGCTGCACGCACGGGCAGCCGCCGACAACCTCGGCTCGCGCCGGGTGCTGGAGAAGTGCGGCTTCGTGGTGACCGGTGCGGACCGGGGGTTCGCCCGGGCGCGCGGCGAGGAGATCGACGAGGTCCTGGTCACGCTGCACGCGTAG
- a CDS encoding helix-turn-helix transcriptional regulator, with the protein MKRIHFTAEDLARTRVAPTIGVAAETFDSVRMLSNRDAGLAFRGWQVSVRGRLGDRAGPLAALMPARGPLVDAMSLMGSTPSIDEAVDIWMAAPGALLRVELEHIGFRPTHRTWARGLLDGTREARLQVASALRACHRVTVAPYWSGVRSHLGEVRAGYVRAMADGGVERLLAVLGGSAARWRPPVLEVAHPRDEDVHLNGRGLVIAPTMFSTDQIELLLPPLDPSRPPTLAVPAPSYAPPCPALWEGGGKSAVHPLDDLLGRTRAAVLRAAVAGRRTTDLAGLLGISPATTTHHTAALRNARLLTTRREGKAAVHTVTTLGMALLDGCPPV; encoded by the coding sequence GTGAAACGCATCCATTTCACGGCGGAGGATCTGGCCCGGACACGTGTGGCCCCCACGATCGGCGTGGCGGCGGAGACGTTCGACAGCGTACGGATGCTGAGCAACCGCGACGCGGGGCTCGCGTTCCGCGGCTGGCAGGTGTCGGTTCGCGGACGGCTGGGTGACCGGGCGGGCCCGCTCGCGGCGTTGATGCCCGCGCGGGGCCCCCTGGTCGACGCGATGTCCTTGATGGGCTCCACGCCGTCGATCGACGAGGCGGTGGACATCTGGATGGCGGCGCCCGGGGCCCTGCTGCGCGTCGAGCTGGAGCACATCGGCTTCCGCCCCACGCACCGCACGTGGGCCCGCGGACTGCTGGACGGCACGCGGGAGGCCCGCCTCCAGGTGGCCTCGGCACTCCGGGCCTGCCACCGCGTGACCGTCGCCCCGTACTGGAGCGGGGTCCGCTCCCATTTGGGTGAGGTCCGGGCCGGGTACGTGCGCGCGATGGCGGACGGCGGGGTCGAGCGGCTCCTCGCCGTGCTCGGCGGTTCGGCCGCCCGCTGGCGGCCCCCGGTGCTGGAGGTGGCCCATCCGCGCGACGAGGACGTCCATCTGAACGGGCGCGGTCTGGTCATCGCCCCGACGATGTTCTCCACCGACCAGATCGAACTGCTCCTCCCGCCGCTCGATCCGTCCCGGCCGCCCACGCTGGCCGTCCCCGCCCCGAGCTACGCTCCGCCCTGTCCCGCCCTGTGGGAAGGCGGGGGCAAGTCCGCCGTCCACCCGCTCGACGATCTGCTGGGGCGTACCAGGGCCGCGGTCCTGCGGGCGGCCGTCGCCGGGCGCCGCACGACGGACCTGGCCGGCCTCCTGGGCATCTCGCCGGCGACCACGACCCACCACACGGCGGCGTTGCGCAACGCGCGTCTGCTCACCACCCGCCGCGAGGGCAAGGCGGCCGTGCACACGGTCACCACGCTGGGCATGGCCCTGCTGGACGGGTGCCCCCCGGTCTGA